One window of Pyxicephalus adspersus chromosome 4, UCB_Pads_2.0, whole genome shotgun sequence genomic DNA carries:
- the CNST gene encoding consortin, with protein sequence MNTEEKPLTALQTNTEDGTVLCSQADTKNTSFQMASDVNENKLNSDNKQTLTKNEDSGLEHKDVQDSINNNESCNVMCGQLSCKKGCEDYDHTVMDSLASAPLSIKENATNKGKRVSGRRSNKYKKSNNGKPTGISAAADVTLSEDNGFIESVLDLAVQELGVGNEPRNQKQLRDSLFSLIREGFEQTEDSRMLPTCLHQIAQRNTLGFRGITITSATPAVTGRPEFIVALTSPLFQCRLGVTQGREKVYEKAMQFIQLERIYHEQLLANLSAIQQQWARQLPSGSEDLDNTFSPDAVYEKSLQIQSLPQLLATAATFDVDGPFTDCPDRESEPGSKTTTDRKPGVAVMNLPSDVSAASLITRRADDQALHTQSHTEEKHLSISGATLEIHTQPTGTEGRANPDSSFSSGDAGKNNNLLQPEATTNSSDVSEIETFSKEGVEEQAESPMVDKLISEATVHTDCVSSAQDDITEGSSSLECSSPTTKDTATRDGITGEKLIINADGKTGEQGQFFESGADQKCSRESPSRAQHQAAVEFIASLLNGDLKESESFLAQLEFQEETFSEEEMSPSPGETVLGDSFLSLDELAKRIEIEEVRPVAGLVSILKKRDGSEGDQTFQSSQKPAKRKVRFQETEDALEQEEISGGSCILLIALCLLTVFLSIGGTALYCTFGDINSSVCKDFAANMDFYYTRAVQGIDELRHWLFVT encoded by the exons ATGAATACAGAAGAAAAACCACTAACAGCCTTGCAGACCAACACCGAGGATGGAACGGTGCTTTGTAGCCAAGCGGACACAAAGAATACTTCTTTTCAAATGGCTTCTGATGTAAATGAGAACAAATTAAATAGTGATAACAAACAGACTCTGACGAAAAACGAAGATAGCGGTCTTGAGCACAAGGATGTCCAggatagtattaataataatgaaagctgCAACGTGATGTGTGGGCAGCTTAGTTGTAAGAAAGGATGTGAAGATTATGATCACACTGTAATGGACAGCTTGGCCTCTGCTCCTCTTTCGATTAAGGAGAATGCCACTAATAAAGGCAAACGTGTGTCTGGGAGGCGCAGtaataaatacaagaaaagcaACAATGGAAAACCAACAG GGATTTCAGCAGCTGCCGATGTCACACTATCCGAAGACAATGGATTTATAGAATCTGTTCTTGATTTAGCAGTACAAGAGTTAGGTGTTGGCAATGAACCCAGGAATCAGAAGCAACTTCGAGACTCTCTTTTTTCCCTTATCAGAGAAGGGTTTGAACAAACAGAAGATTCCAGAATGCTTCCCACGTGCCTTCACCAG attgcACAGAGAAACACATTAGGATTCAGAGGCATAACTATAACCTCGGCAACCCCTGCAGTCACAGGGAGGCCTGAGTTTATAGTTGCCCTCACCTCTCCCCTTTTCCAATGCCGCTTAGGTGTCACACAGGGGAGGGAGAAAGTTT ATGAGAAAGCTATGCAGTTTATCCAGCTGGAACGAATATATCACGAGCAGCTACTAGCAAATCTGTCCGCTATTCAACAGCAATGGG CCCGCCAGCTGCCAAGTGGAAG tgag GATTTAGATAATACTTTTTCACCTGATGCAGTTTATGAAAAATCTTTGCAGATTCAGAGTCTCCCACAGTTATTGGCAACAGCTGCAACATTTGATGTCGATGGTCCATTTACCGACTGTCCAG ACAGAGAAAGTGAACCTGGCAGCAAGACAACAACAGACAGGAAGCCTGGCGTGGCAGTTATGAACTTACCATCTGATGTCAGCGCTGCAAGCTTGATAACCAGAAGAGCTGATGACCAAGCTTTACACACTCAGAGCCACACCGAGGAAAAGCATCTGTCCATCTCTGGAGCAACCTTGGAGATTCACACCCAGCCTACAGGGACAGAAGGCAGGGCTAATCCTGACAGCAGCTTCTCTTCTGGGGATGCTGGGAAGAATAACAACCTCCTGCAACCAGAAGCAACAACGAACAGCAGCGATGTGTCAGAAATAGAAACATTCTCCAAGGAGGGAGTAGAAGAACAAGCTGAGAGTCCAATGGTAGACAAATTAATTTCAGAAGCCACAGTTCACACAGATTGTGTTTCATCAGCGCAGGATGATATTACTGAAGGGAGCAGTTCTTTAGAGTGCAGTAGTCCTACCACAAAAGACACTGCTACTAGGGATGGAATAACTGGTGAAAAACTGATTATTAATGCAGACGGCAAAACGGGTGAACAAGGACAATTTTTCGAGAGTGGTGCTGATCAGAAATGCTCAAGAGAGAGTCCGAGCAGGGCTCAGCATCAAGCAGCTGTTGAATTTATTGCAAGCCTGCTGAACGGTGACCTAAAAGAAAGCGAGAGTTTCCTGGCACAGTTGGAGTTCCAGGAAGAGACATTTTCTGAAGAAGAAATGTCCCCAAGCCCAGGAGAGACTGTCTTGGGTGATAGTTTCCTTTCACTGGATGAATTGGCAAAGAGGATTGAGATAGAAGag gtgaGGCCTGTTGCTGGTTTGGTGTCAATACTGAAGAAACGTGATGGCAGTGAGGGAGACCAGACCTTTCAATCTTCACAGAAACCGGCAAAGAGGAAAGTGCGGTTCCAAGAAACAGAAGATGCTCTTGAACAAG